In a genomic window of Brassica rapa cultivar Chiifu-401-42 chromosome A10, CAAS_Brap_v3.01, whole genome shotgun sequence:
- the LOC103845373 gene encoding suppressor of disruption of TFIIS, whose product MEFVNSSTPRYECLLFDLDDTLYPLSSGLSEACANNIIEFMVEKLGIDEDGVVELNQILYKKYGTSMAGLKAVGYEFDNDEYHRFVHGRLPYENLRPDPVLRNLLLTLPLRKMVFSNGDEVHVMKSLKRLGIEDCFERIISFESLNPKVNETEVSLENYLPEIPVICKPAEIAFEKAFDIAQLNPHTTLFFDDSIRNIQTGKVMGLHTVLVGKSEKVEGSDHALKSIHNMKEAFPELWSESNNKESERIGYATQISIETSVHA is encoded by the exons ATGGAATTTGTGAACAGCTCTACACCAAGATATGAATGTCTCCTCTTTG ATTTGGATGATACTCTTTATCCATTAAGCTCTGGTTTATCAGAAGCATGCGCTAACAACATCATAG AATTCATGGTTGAGAAGCTTGGAATAGATGAAGATGGAGTCGTTGAGCTAAACCAAATTCTCTACAAGAAATATGGAACTTCGATGGCTGGTCTAAAG GCCGTAGGTTATGAATTCGACAATGATGAGTACCACAGATTTGTTCATGGAAGATTACCTTATGAAAACCTTAGACCAGACCCGGTTTTGAGAAATCTCCTCCTCACTCTTCCTTTGCGTAAAATG gTTTTCTCGAACGGAGATGAAGTTCATGTGATGAAGTCTCTAAAGAGACTCGGTATCGAAGATTGTTTTGAGAGAATCATAAGCTTCGAGTCCTTGAATCCTAAGGTCAACGAGACTGAGGTTTCTCTAGAAAATTACCTTCCTGAGATTCCGGTTATCTGTAAACCAGCAGAGATTGCTTTCGAGAAAGCTTTCGACATTGCACAGCTCAATCCTCACACAACC TTGTTCTTCGACGACAGTATCCGTAACATCCAAACCGGAAAAGTCATGGGTCTCCATACAGTCCTG GTTGGTAAATCGGAAAAAGTGGAAGGAAGTGATCACGCGTTAAAAAGCATTCACAACATGAAAGAAGCATTTCCGGAACTATGGTCGGAATCGAACAACAAAGAATCTGAAAGAATTGGTTACGCCACACAAATCTCGATTGAAACTTCTGTTCATGCTTAG
- the LOC103845374 gene encoding uncharacterized protein LOC103845374, with product MESVLLCSKAVPRGTPLERNRKFSFRHLNKHLKCNSLPAASRNTPSLRSFEAIKGPSSLRFAPSPVRKGSSFLPRCSISTSTVSDSDNPFVTKFRQLVNKVSQLKVKPLDAVKLTLLLSVLTLAAKKIATLVFNPFFWMYFSWTWLFWPWFIALGLAGYGVYCFRKHWLGEANAFEQLGIVTSVFTWLTLVPPAYFNGYLEGWPFVFFLAYHYFFFFNVSVRKRLYGDYYARNHDPKWDVDTPLWSRVLFGVGVVVGHWLAAFEGPELHRLPGGWANVGIWGLIVVTMLMHYDSTLYLARYSEKVVVPTDVVQFGPYRWVRHPIYASTMLLFATYCTSLRAPLSLLFLVAVCLVYYSKKAKMEEELMVESFGQRYLDYADKVRHKFIPFVY from the coding sequence ATGGAATCTGTGCTTCTCTGCTCAAAGGCTGTCCCTCGAGGGACGCCGTTGGAAAGGAACAGAAAGTTTTCGTTCAGGCATTTAAACAAACACCTTAAGTGCAATTCGCTTCCTGCTGCTTCCAGAAACACTCCGTCACTCCGAAGCTTCGAGGCTATCAAGGGTCCGTCTAGCTTGAGATTTGCTCCGTCCCCAGTGAGAAAAGGTTCGTCTTTTCTACCCAGATGCTCGATTTCCACCTCGACTGTTTCCGATTCCGACAACCCTTTCGTTACCAAGTTCCGACAACTGGTCAATAAAGTCTCTCAGCTGAAAGTGAAGCCCTTGGATGCTGTGAAGTTAACTCTTTTGCTATCGGTTCTGACTCTGGCTGCGAAAAAGATTGCGACTTTGGTCTTCAACCCATTCTTCTGGATGTATTTCAGCTGGACGTGGCTCTTCTGGCCTTGGTTCATCGCTCTGGGTCTCGCGGGCTACGGTGTTTACTGCTTCCGTAAGCATTGGCTCGGCGAAGCCAACGCCTTTGAGCAGCTTGGTATTGTAACTTCAGTCTTCACATGGCTTACACTAGTCCCTCCTGCTTACTTCAATGGCTATCTCGAAGGCTGGccttttgtcttcttcttggcTTACcattacttcttcttcttcaacgtaAGCGTGAGGAAACGCCTCTATGGAGATTACTACGCACGCAACCATGATCCCAAATGGGATGTGGATACGCCTCTATGGTCTCGTGTTTTGTTTGGTGTTGGCGTCGTTGTTGGACATTGGCTCGCGGCTTTCGAAGGCCCTGAGCTTCACCGTTTACCGGGCGGTTGGGCTAATGTAGGGATATGGGGTTTGATTGTGGTTACAATGCTTATGCATTACGATTCGACGCTGTATCTTGCTAGATATTCTGAAAAAGTGGTTGTCCCAACGGATGTTGTGCAGTTCGGTCCTTATAGATGGGTCAGGCATCCGATATATGCTTCTACCATGCTTCTTTTCGCGACGTACTGCACCTCGCTGCGTGCGCCTTTGAGCCTGTTGTTTCTTGTGGCGGTGTGTTTGGTTTACTACAGCAAGAAGGCGAAGATGGAGGAAGAGTTGATGGTGGAGAGTTTCGGTCAAAGGTATTTGGATTATGCTGATAAGGTTAGGCACAAGTTCATTCCTTTTGTTTACTAA
- the LOC103845375 gene encoding uncharacterized protein LOC103845375, with amino-acid sequence MDDKKLWRVSKKDSIFETTHFSSKPDVFRRSFSTKTSSSPSKPILTRSFTTKPSSYPSSEPIFRRSFSAKPAPSKSPFLSRSGSMKCQADTSSTKCSISRSLSHKGASVTRKCRDVAKEHKSRFYIIKRCVLMLVCWHKHA; translated from the coding sequence ATGGATGATAAGAAGTTGTGGAGAGTTTCCAAGAAAGATTCCATCTTCGAAACGACTCATTTCTCTTCAAAACCCGACGTTTTCAGACGAAGCTTCTCAACAAAAACTTCTTCTTCACCTTCAAAACCCATTTTGACAAGAAGTTTCACAACAAAACCTTCTTCGTATCCTTCCTCGGAACCCATCTTTAGACGAAGTTTCTCTGCAAAACCCGCTCCTTCAAAATCTCCATTTCTGTCAAGAAGCGGTTCAATGAAATGCCAAGCTGACACATCTTCCACGAAGTGTTCCATCTCTCGGAGCTTGTCTCATAAAGGCGCTTCTGTGACCCGAAAATGTCGTGATGTGGCCAAGGAGCACAAGTCCCGGTTCTACATCATAAAACGCTGCGTTCTGATGCTCGTTTGTTGGCACAAACACGCTTAG
- the LOC103845376 gene encoding E3 ubiquitin-protein ligase RDUF2, with protein sequence MPSSSPSPSTTITTPPATASYWCYSCTRFVSVWSESEQGSVACPHCDGGFIEEVTDSSSAAVELATPPPTEVRSIDSTRRSVIRRRRSSRRPSFNPVIVLQGGAGERDDSEEGDRRAFEFYYDDGSGSGLRPLPDSVSEILMGSGFERLLEQLSQIEASGAGIGRSGNPPASKSAIESLPRVEISDCHISSEANCAVCTEVFEAETEAREMPCKHIFHDDCITPWLSIRNSCPVCRFELPSEPNRRSSSNNEEGDNAVGMTIWRLPGGGFAVGRFNAAMGEGERVLPVVLTEMDGGGIGSGNSEGPRRISWVRAQGTVESDSSNGGASGSGGRLRRMVRGMVSLMRRVRPNRGSNSSSSNRVNLDIGVEPRGLERSSSVMRRYFGRNRSNRDSSVLH encoded by the coding sequence ATGCCGTCATCGTCGCCGTCGCCGTCAACGACAATTACAACACCGCCGGCCACTGCGTCGTATTGGTGCTACAGCTGCACGCGATTCGTCAGCGTCTGGTCTGAATCTGAACAAGGCAGCGTCGCTTGCCCCCACTGCGACGGTGGTTTCATCGAAGAGGTAACCGattcctcctccgccgccgtcGAATTAGCGACTCCACCTCCCACTGAAGTTAGATCGATCGATAGCACACGTAGATCCGTGATTAGACGCCGTAGATCCAGCCGTCGTCCTTCGTTCAATCCTGTCATCGTCCTCCAAGGAGGCGCCGGCGAGAGAGACGATTCCGAAGAAGGAGACCGACGCGCTTTCGAGTTTTACTACGATGACGGATCCGGATCGGGTCTTCGTCCCCTTCCGGATTCAGTATCCGAGATCCTGATGGGATCCGGGTTCGAGCGGTTGCTCGAGCAGCTAAGTCAGATCGAGGCGTCGGGAGCCGGAATCGGCAGATCTGGAAACCCTCCGGCGTCGAAATCGGCGATTGAGTCGTTGCCGAGAGTCGAAATCTCCGATTGTCACATCAGCTCGGAGGCGAATTGCGCTGTGTGCACTGAGGTTTTCGAGGCGGAGACGGAGGCGCGTGAGATGCCGTGTAAACACATTTTCCACGACGACTGTATCACGCCGTGGCTATCGATCAGAAACTCGTGCCCGGTCTGCCGGTTCGAGCTACCTTCGGAGCCTAACAGACGGAGCAGCAGCAACAACGAGGAGGGTGATAACGCCGTGGGGATGACGATATGGAGGCTTCCCGGAGGGGGATTCGCGGTCGGGAGGTTTAATGCGGCGATGGGAGAGGGGGAGAGAGTGTTGCCTGTGGTGTTGACGGAGATGGATGGTGGTGGGATTGGTAGTGGGAACAGTGAGGGTCCGAGACGGATCTCGTGGGTTAGAGCACAGGGGACAGTGGAGTCGGATAGTAGCAATGGTGGTGCCTCCGGCTCGGGAGGTAGATTGAGAAGGATGGTTCGGGGAATGGTGTCGTTGATGAGGAGAGTGAGACCGAACCGTGGCTCTAATTCCTCTTCGTCGAATCGTGTGAATTTGGACATTGGAGTAGAACCTAGGGGTTTGGAACGGTCGAGTTCAGTGATGAGAAGATACTTCGGGAGAAACAGAAGTAACAGAGATTCTTCAGTTCTACAttga
- the LOC103845377 gene encoding protein SENSITIVITY TO RED LIGHT REDUCED 1 isoform X1 gives MGAPVKNPSSDGEWTVVLPSKRRQGRRKPKPKVHEEEEKPWKSDDLEVDIQRQARLKKKMESSIKKLESSKFYTALIEQLKSPEVSDQFRLVLGTETQLQMVVYGIGSIEAYESPRFQLSIAVLMKREFHWVGNIEVFDPILSATESSVLESMGCTVLSVNEQARREALKPTLFFMPHCEANLYNNLLQANWRVDRLCRIALFGNSFQMYEEQVTVDPEVIRATKRIIAARRITREFAIETVADDYFPAFHDSSWHFFSSGLDSELPLLVSEGS, from the exons ATGGGAGCACCCGTTAAAAACCCAAGTAGTGATGGTGAGTGGACAGTGGTCTTACCTAGTAAAAGAAGACAAGGGAGGAGAAAACCAAAACCTAAGgttcatgaagaagaagagaaaccaTGGAAGTCAGATGATCTTGAAGTTGATATACAGAGGCAAGCGAGAttaaagaagaagatggaaagCTCCATCAAGAAACTCGAGAGCTCAAAATTCTACACTGCTTTAATAGAACAGCTCAAGTCTCCAGAAG TTTCAGACCAGTTTCGCCTCGTGTTAGGCACTGAAACACAGCTTCAGATGGTGGTGTATGGTATAGGAAGCATCGAAGCTTATGAATCTCCGAGGTTTCAGCTGAGCATTGCGGTTTTGATGAAGAGAGAGTTTCATTGGGTTGGTAACATTGAAGTATTCGACCCTATCCTCTCCGCGACTGAATCTAGTGTCCTAGAATCTATGGGATGCACTGTTCTGTCTGTGAACGAGCAAGCTCGGAGGGAAGCTTTGAAGCCTACTCTTTTCTTCATGCCGCACTGTGAGGCCAATCTGTACAACAACCTGTTGCAAGCTAACTGGAGAGTGGATCGATTGTGCAGAATCGCGTTGTTTGGGAACAGCTTTCAGATGTACGAGGAGCAAGTGACTGTTGACCCGGAAGTCATCCGTGCCACTAAACGGATCATAGCTGCAAGAAGGATCACTCGTGAGTTTGCCATTGAGACGGTAGCCGATGATTATTTTCCAGCGTTTCATGATTCAAGCTGGCATTTTTTCAGTTCTGGTTTAGATTCCGAGCTGCCATTGTTGGTTTCAGAGGGATCATAG
- the LOC103845377 gene encoding protein SENSITIVITY TO RED LIGHT REDUCED 1 isoform X2 — protein sequence MGAPVKNPSSDGEWTVVLPSKRRQGRRKPKPKVHEEEEKPWKSDDLEVDIQRQARLKKKMESSIKKLESSKFYTALIEQLKSPEVSDQFRLVLGTETQLQMVVYGIGSIEAYESPRFQLSIAVLMKREFHWVGNIEVFDPILSATESSVLESMGCTVLSVNEQARREALKPTLFFMPHCEANLYNNLLQANWRVDRLCRIALFGNSFQMYEEQVTVDPEVIRATKRIIAARRITREFAIETVADDYFPAFHDSSWHFFSSGLDSELPLLVSEGS from the exons ATGGGAGCACCCGTTAAAAACCCAAGTAGTGATGGTGAGTGGACAGTGGTCTTACCTAGTAAAAGAAGACAAGGGAGGAGAAAACCAAAACCTAAGgttcatgaagaagaagagaaaccaTGGAAGTCAGATGATCTTGAAGTTGATATACAGAGGCAAGCGAGAttaaagaagaagatggaaagCTCCATCAAGAAACTCGAGAGCTCAAAATTCTACACTGCTTTAATAGAACAGCTCAAGTCTCCAGAAGTTT CAGACCAGTTTCGCCTCGTGTTAGGCACTGAAACACAGCTTCAGATGGTGGTGTATGGTATAGGAAGCATCGAAGCTTATGAATCTCCGAGGTTTCAGCTGAGCATTGCGGTTTTGATGAAGAGAGAGTTTCATTGGGTTGGTAACATTGAAGTATTCGACCCTATCCTCTCCGCGACTGAATCTAGTGTCCTAGAATCTATGGGATGCACTGTTCTGTCTGTGAACGAGCAAGCTCGGAGGGAAGCTTTGAAGCCTACTCTTTTCTTCATGCCGCACTGTGAGGCCAATCTGTACAACAACCTGTTGCAAGCTAACTGGAGAGTGGATCGATTGTGCAGAATCGCGTTGTTTGGGAACAGCTTTCAGATGTACGAGGAGCAAGTGACTGTTGACCCGGAAGTCATCCGTGCCACTAAACGGATCATAGCTGCAAGAAGGATCACTCGTGAGTTTGCCATTGAGACGGTAGCCGATGATTATTTTCCAGCGTTTCATGATTCAAGCTGGCATTTTTTCAGTTCTGGTTTAGATTCCGAGCTGCCATTGTTGGTTTCAGAGGGATCATAG
- the LOC103845377 gene encoding protein SENSITIVITY TO RED LIGHT REDUCED 1 isoform X3 has translation MGAPVKNPSSDGEWTVVLPSKRRQGRRKPKPKVHEEEEKPWKSDDLEVDIQRQARLKKKMESSIKKLESSKFYTALIEQLKSPEVSDQFRLVLGTETQLQMVVYGIGSIEAYESPRFQLSIAVLMKREFHWVGNIEVFDPILSATESSVLESMGCTVLSVNEQARREALKPTLFFMPHCEANLYNNLLQANWRVDRLCRIALFGNSFQMYEEQVTVDPEVIRATKRIIAARRITREFAIETVADDYFPAFHDSSWHFFSSGLDSELPLLVSEGS, from the exons ATGGGAGCACCCGTTAAAAACCCAAGTAGTGATGGTGAGTGGACAGTGGTCTTACCTAGTAAAAGAAGACAAGGGAGGAGAAAACCAAAACCTAAGgttcatgaagaagaagagaaaccaTGGAAGTCAGATGATCTTGAAGTTGATATACAGAGGCAAGCGAGAttaaagaagaagatggaaagCTCCATCAAGAAACTCGAGAGCTCAAAATTCTACACTGCTTTAATAGAACAGCTCAAGTCTCCAG AAGTTTCAGACCAGTTTCGCCTCGTGTTAGGCACTGAAACACAGCTTCAGATGGTGGTGTATGGTATAGGAAGCATCGAAGCTTATGAATCTCCGAGGTTTCAGCTGAGCATTGCGGTTTTGATGAAGAGAGAGTTTCATTGGGTTGGTAACATTGAAGTATTCGACCCTATCCTCTCCGCGACTGAATCTAGTGTCCTAGAATCTATGGGATGCACTGTTCTGTCTGTGAACGAGCAAGCTCGGAGGGAAGCTTTGAAGCCTACTCTTTTCTTCATGCCGCACTGTGAGGCCAATCTGTACAACAACCTGTTGCAAGCTAACTGGAGAGTGGATCGATTGTGCAGAATCGCGTTGTTTGGGAACAGCTTTCAGATGTACGAGGAGCAAGTGACTGTTGACCCGGAAGTCATCCGTGCCACTAAACGGATCATAGCTGCAAGAAGGATCACTCGTGAGTTTGCCATTGAGACGGTAGCCGATGATTATTTTCCAGCGTTTCATGATTCAAGCTGGCATTTTTTCAGTTCTGGTTTAGATTCCGAGCTGCCATTGTTGGTTTCAGAGGGATCATAG
- the LOC103845378 gene encoding UDP-glycosyltransferase 76E2 — MDEKLVKKRRIVLVPVPAQGHVTPIMQLGKALHSKGFSITVIQTQYNRVSSSKDFSDFNFLTIPGSLTDSDLKNLGPVQFLMKLNQACEASFKQCLGQILKEQGDNDEIACVIYDEYMSLSKAAAKEFQLPSVVFSTTSATAFLCRSVIAKVNADKFLIDMKDLELQDKLFPGLHPLRYKDLPTSAFGPIESIPRVYSETVNTGTASAVIINTANCLESSSLARLQRQLQVPVYPIGPLHIAAFAPSSLIEEDRSCIEWLNMQKPTSVIYISLGSLALMEAKDMLEMAWGLSNSNQHFLWVIRPGSIPASEWTESLPEEFTKLVSERGYIVKWAPQMEVLKHPAVGGFWSHCGWNSTLESIGEGVPMICRPFTGDQKVNARYLENVWRIGVQLEGELEKEVVERAVKRLLVDEEGAYMRKRAIELKEKLESSVRSGGSSCSSLDDFINSLKMKSSI, encoded by the exons ATGGATGAAAAGCTAGTCAAGAAGAGAAGGATAGTGTTGGTTCCAGTACCAGCACAAGGACATGTCACTCCTATTATGCAACTTGGGAAAGCTCTTCACTCTAAAGGCTTCTCCATCACCGTTATTCAGACACAGTATAATCGAGTTAGCTCTTCCAAAGACTTCTCTGACTTTAACTTTCTCACCATCCCTGGTAGCTTAACAGATTCTGATCTCAAAAACCTCGGACCAGTCCAATTTTTGATGAAGCTCAATCAAGCCTGCGAGGCAAGCTTCAAGCAATGTTTAGGTCAGATATTGAAGGAACAAGGTGACAATGATGAGATTGCTTGTGTCATCTACGATGAGTACATGTCTCTCTCAAAAGCTGCTGCTAAGGAGTTTCAACTTCCTAGTGTTGTCTTCAGTACTACAAGTGCTACTGCCTTTCTCTGCCGCTCTGTTATTGCCAAAGTCAACGCAGATAAGTTCTTGATCGACATGAAAG ATCTTGAACTGCAAGACAAGCTGTTTCCAGGGTTGCATCCTTTAAGGTACAAGGACCTACCAACTTCTGCTTTTGGACCAATAGAGAGTATTCCACGTGTTTACAGTGAAACTGTTAACACTGGAACAGCTTCAGCTGTTATCATTAATACAGCAAACTGTCTAGAGAGCTCTTCTTTGGCACGATTGCAACGACAACTACAGGTTCCAGTATATCCTATAGGCCCGCTTCACATTGCAGCTTTTGCACCTTCTAGTTTGATTGAAGAGGACAGAAGCTGCATCGAGTGGTTGAACATGCAGAAACCAACATCAGTTATATACATAAGCTTAGGAAGCTTAGCTTTGATGGAAGCCAAAGACATGTTAGAGATGGCTTGGGGGTTGAGTAATAGCAACCAACATTTCTTGTGGGTGATTCGACCCGGTTCTATTCCTGCCTCGGAGTGGACAGAGTCCTTACCAGAGGAGTTCACCAAGCTGGTCTCAGAGAGAGGTTACATTGTTAAATGGGCCCCACAGATGGAAGTTCTCAAACATCCTGCAGTAGGAGGGTTTTGGAGTCACTGTGGATGGAACTCGACATTAGAGAGCATTGGGGAAGGTGTTCCAATGATATGTAGGCCTTTTACTGGTGATCAGAAAGTCAATGCTAGGTACTTGGAGAATGTTTGGAGAATTGGGGTTCAATTAGAGGGAGAGCTTGAGAAAGAAGTTGTGGAGAGAGCTGTGAAGAGATTGCTTGTGGATGAAGAAGGAGCATATATGAGGAAGAGAGCTATTGAATTGAAAGAGAAGCTTGAATCCTCTGTTAGAAGTGGAGGTTCCTCATGCAGCTCATTAGACGACTTCATCAATTCCTTAAAGATGAAGAGTTCCATTTAG